TAGCTGCGGTTCAGGAAGACACCCTTCTGGTAGAGCATCGTCCCCATGCCACCATCGAAGACGAGGATGTGATCCTGGAGAAATTCCATGAAACCGGGGCCCTTGCGGGCCTGCTGCGACGTCATTTCTGTTCTCCCGATTCGCTTGAAGGGCCCTCATGCTAGCACATTCCGGGACGGCCGCCGGCGTTGCCTCCCCGGCAAATCGAAGTCATCCAAGGGGTTGCGGAGATGGCCAGGTTCGCACCCGGGGTTGTTTTTTGTGGCACGAAGCCTATATTTGGCCGCGGCCGCCGGTGTTGCGATTCCGGTCAGGAGGATCCCGGATGGACGGGAAGAGCCAGGTCCTCGTTGTGGATGACGAGGAGTCGATGCTGCAGGTCATCCGGGAGACTCTGGAAGGCTGCGGCTACGCGGTCGACACCGTCAGCAACTGCCGCGACGCGCTTTCGTACATCCGGAGCACTCCGTACGAGCTGGTGATCCTCGACCTGCTCCTTCCCGACATGAACGGCTTCGTCCTCTCCCAGGAGATCG
The window above is part of the Candidatus Polarisedimenticolia bacterium genome. Proteins encoded here:
- a CDS encoding response regulator, with translation MDGKSQVLVVDDEESMLQVIRETLEGCGYAVDTVSNCRDALSYIRSTPYELVILDLLLPDMNGFVLSQEIARIRPRLKERILFISAVLFGQNTVDHLNAMGAGFLSKPFDTTSLVQAVNRISGADSASA